From the genome of Vitis riparia cultivar Riparia Gloire de Montpellier isolate 1030 chromosome 11, EGFV_Vit.rip_1.0, whole genome shotgun sequence:
TATGCTTAAGTTAGATTGTAGATAACATTCATCTTCATTTGTCaaccattttatttaaataaagaaaaacttaaaaaaaatgaaaatatgatcaaaatgATACCATATGGTATTATATGGTAACGAGATGTTAAGTTTTGCCAGTATGCATTATGTATATGAGAGTCCATTTAATCCTAGTAAGCAACACAAAGGCAAGTTGACTAATAACATGATTTTCACTTTGAAATATGTtgcaacattattttcttttttgatatgTCTATGATTTCCCTAGTAAATCAATGTTTAATTTTCTGTTATATAATCCTTTTCCATCTATTTagagaaatttatatatatataccaatcTTGTAACTCAACTAAGGCAATGAATTgagaacaaaatttttattctattatgTAGACCCTTCATTTATTCTCTTTAGCATATGCTTATTAGGTGTTGTTTCAGTACTTCATAGCAATTCCTCGATAGCTCATTACTATCCATACAACTTACTTTTTTAGCCACCTTAGAGACTCTGGTTGAGAGATTTATTTGGCCCCTCATTGTGACCTTTGGCAATGTCAAATTAGATATAGggttttcctcttttttttaggataactcatttaggtacacttttaGGACTCTTAGACACGTCCTAACACACTTAGACATACCCTAGGTCACTTGAACACATCCTAGGTCACTTAAACACTTTTCTaatcaccctaggtcacttaggcacctttCTTGATCACCCTAGGTAACTTAGACACTTTCCTAATCTCCCTAGGTCACGTAGGCACTTTTCTgatcaccctaggtcacttagacacatTCCTTATCACCCTAGGTTACTTAGACATTTTCTTAATCACCTTAAGTTGTttagacactttttttttaggatatatCACTTGGACACTTATTCAGGTTTGTTTCACTTGAGGTTAGACCTTGGttttgattgcttgattttttagattagttgagtatttggcttgattttgaTTGCATGAAGCGGTTTTTTTAGTTGTGTGAATTCGATAttccatttttcattattatatgttgcattgatattcattttcaaattttgattgcatatgtaatatttatttatttatttatacatttattttttgttttagaaaatagcTTAAGATTgaggattcttttttttttttttttaattgggtGAATTATGTGGACATGAGTTGTATAATCCCTATGTTACAGACATAAGTGAAGGGATCAAATCACTACAATCCCTCCACTCTACAGGGTCAACTTTCCTTAGGTATTTCTGGACAAATTTAGATCATATATGGGCTCTATATATTGAACTCCTTTGTAACCATTTCGATATAGCAATTTAATATACAAATCCCATTATACGAATTATTCCATTTCTCatcaacatggtattagagcggGTTCGTTTTTGCTCTTTGGTATCAACTCCTTGATTTTACCCAACCCTGACAACATAACAACAACCCATAAAAATGTCTTAATCAAACTCTCAGATAGGAGGGTCTCCACCAACAATGACCTCTGTTTTATCAAGACTCACCATGAAGATGGCTGAGGTGCTAAATAAGGCCCCAACCCCAACTGCAGTGGCGGATACTGCCTTGATTGGCATAAAACTTGATGGATCGAATTATGCACTATGGTTCTAAGTTGTGGAGATGTTTATCTCAGAGAGAGACAAATTAGGATACATTAACGGTGATTTACCCCAACTTGCTCTGATCGATCCATTCTTCCAGCGATGGAAAATTGAAAACGTCGTTGTCAAAGGTTGGCTCATCAACACCATGGATTCATTCCTCATTAACACATTCATCTGGTATCCTAATGCGAAAGAATTTTGGGATGCCAGcgttgtcactttctttgatgGGAGTGACATTGCTCAGGTGTATGAGCTCTGACAATAGGTGAGTAGGCTAAGGCAGAATGGTGGATCTTTGGAGGAATTTTATAACAAGCTACAAGGCTTATAAAGGGAAATAGATTTTCCGTGGCCAAACCCCATGGAGTGCCTGAAGATGTGTAACAGTACACCACAATTCTCTAGGAAAAGAGGATCTATGTGTCCTGGACGACCTTGATGATTGACTTGACTAAGTCAAGAGCATTGTGCTATAAATGCAGCCATTTCTGACAATTGAGCAAGCCTACGTGTGCGTCTACTAGAAATGGTGTGACAGACAGTGATGGGGAATGGTTCTGATGAAGGGATGAGAGTTGGGCTGACATCCAAGGGACTGAAAACAGGTCCGAGCTCATCTGGCAAAGAAGGAGTTCTAATACTCAATAAATCTAATCCTACTGGCCAAAGTTCAAAGCAACGGACAAAAGGCTTAAAGTGTTCCCATTGTGGAAATTCCAAACACACACGGGACACTTGCTTTAAGCTCCAAGTTAAAAAGAAACGTAATGGCACCAATATTGAGCCTAGTATTGGTAAAACAAAAATCGCAGTGGCAGAACCCCAGTTGTCTCTAATTCCTACTAACTCTACCAGTAACACGCTAGGTATAGCATATCTTCGATCTATTAGAAGTGGTGAGTGCAGCTTGTGGATCCTGGATTCCGAAGCCACGGATCATATGACATTTGATGCAAAGGACTTTTGTCAGCATATTGCTCCTAGGCGAACTAGCATTGTGAATGCTAATGGTGCTATTTCATTGGTACAAGGGGCTGGAACTGTGATGCTATCACTAGCCCTATCACTCTCCAATACATTATTTGTACCATCCCTATCTCATAAATTGCTTTATGTCAGTCAACTTACTAAGGACTTAAATTGCACAACACTGATGTACCCTAATTTTTGCCTTATCCAGAATATTCTCACGAAGGAAATTATTGGGCGTGGCACTAAGAAAGGGGGGCTCTACTATGTGGATGACTTTAGTATGGGATTGACATATCATGTGGGACAGTTGGGTGATTCCAAAATAGAACAAATTTGGCTCTGCCATCGACGACTCGACCATTCGTCATTTGGGTATTTGAAGCATTTACTACCtagtttattttctaatttctctATCTCAGATTTTCAATGTGAAACCTGTATTTTGTCCAAAATCCATTGGGCAATTTATCctttacataaaaataagagtGATGTTCCTTTTAGCTTAATTCATTTTGATGTGTGGGGACCATCCCCAAAATCTACTCTATCGGGTTATCACTGGTTTGTTCTCTTTGTTGATGATTGCACTCAAATGACGTGGCTCTACCTACTGAAAAACAAAGATGGGTTTTTACTACCTTATGTTATTTTCACACAATGATTGAATCCCAATTTTATGACAAACTCAGAGTCCTTCGCTCTGAAAATGGTAGTTAATACATGAATCGACAATTCCAGGAGTACTTCCACCAGTATGGGTTGATACATCAAACCTCATGTCCCCAAACTTCAAAGCAAAACGGTGTAGTAGAATGTAAGAATCACCATATTCTCGAGACCACATGTGCTCTCCTATTAAGAGCACATTTACCTAGCTCTCACTAGCCTGATGCAATTACGACTGTTGTGCATCTCATCAATCGGATGCTATCTCGGATTCTAGGTTTCAAGACACCTTTACAAGCCTTAGCTACGAGTATATCAGTGCTTCTGGCTATGACTCTTCCTCTTCGAACCTTCGGATGCGTTGTCTACGTTCATCTTCACCGTAACCAGCGCACAAAACTTGACCCTTGTGCTCGTCGCTGTCTCTTTCTAGGCTATGCCACAAATCAAAAAGGCTACTGGTGCTATGATCCAACAAACAAGCGACTCTATGTTACTATGGATGTCACCTTCCTCGAGTTCAAGATGTTCTATCATCCATCCAATTCTTCCCATAAGGAGGAGACACACAATGAAGAGTGAATCAAGGACATCCCATTGACTGTAGAGCCACCAACTACCATGGGTATGGAACAGACTACAGAGCCACTAACGCCGACTATTGAGACACCGACTCCGATCGCTGAGACACCTTCTCATTCTACAATACCTCATGACCCAATTTCTAAGAATATTCTTGAAGAAATTCCTGAGGTAAGTTCTCCCCTCTTGTCACAAAACATTTAACTAACGATAGTTATCAGTTACCTCCCAAGCACAATCGTGGAAAACCACTAGAACACTACTCTCCAGATATTAAGACACACAAATCCAAATACTCGATTGTCAATTACGTTTCAATAGAGAAGCTCTCAGAACCCTTAAAGAGCTTTTATAATGAATTATTGGTGCATCACATTCCTACAAGCGTAGAGGAGGCTCTACGGGACCCTAAGTGGGTCCAAAGGATGAAGGAATAAATGAAAGCATTGTTGAAAAACAAGACATGGATTCTTGTCCCTTTGACAGAAGACCACAAGATAGTGGGGTGCAAATGGGTATTCTCCATCAAATACAAGGTGGATGGGTCAATTAAGCGCTATAAAGCGAGAATTGTAGCAAAATGATATATGTAGACTTACGGAGTTGACTGTATGAAGACCTTTTCACCTGTAACCAAGCTGAACATAGTAAGAGTCCTTCTATCCCTTGCAGCGAACCTTGACTGGTTGCTACTCCAATTTGATGTAAAGAATGTGTTCCTCCACGATGACCTCGAcgaagaaatttatatggataTTCCTCCTGGGTACACTGAAACGTCTGGCAAGGCGGTGTGTAAACTGCAGTGCAccctatatggcttgaaacagtcTTCGTGAGCTTGGTTTGGACGCCTCAGCCTAGCAATGAGAAAGTACGGGTTTCAACAGAGCAATTTTGATCACACTCTATTTCTAAAGCATCGGCAAGGCAAGGCAACAACACTAATAgtgtatgtagatgatatgatcATCATAAGAAATAATACCGAGGAAGTAATGAAGAGTTTGGGTGGgttgaaatattttctaagaattgaGTGGCTCAATCTAAACAAGGTATCTTGCTTTCCCAACGAAAGTATACCATTGATCTATTATCAGAAGTTGGATTGTTAGACTGTAAAACAACAGATGTTCCAATACAACAGAATCACAGGCTTGGAGAATACCCTGACCATATCCCCACTGATAAAGGCAGATATCAGAGACTGGTTGGAAAActaatttatcttttacatACCCGACCTGATATTGCCTATGGGATCAGTGTAGTGAGTCAGTTCATGCATTGCCCGAGTGAAGATCATATGAATGTAGTGACTCAAATTTTGAGATATCTTAAGGGAACCCCAAGGAAGGGAATTATGTTCTCAAAGAATGGGCACTTGGAAATTACAGGGCATACCGATGTTGACTGGGTAGGAAATATCTTCGATAGGAAATCCACATCAGACTACTTCACATTTGTTAGAGGAAACCtagtaacatggagaagtaaaaaaacaaaaagtagtaGCACTATTTTGTGCAGAGGCGGAGTTTCAAGGAATGGCTAAGGGGTTGTGCGAGTTGCTCTAGCTGAGAAGATTGTTGACAAAAATTGGCTTTTCTCCTAGTTATGAGATGAACTTGCTTTGTGATAGCAAGATAGCCATTGATATTGCCCATAACTTAGTCCAACATGATTGAACTAAGCATGTGGAAGTAGACCGATATTTTATCAATCAGAACTTAGAAGCTAAGATAATCCGATTCCCATTTGTCAAATTCGATGACCAACTAGTAGACATCCTCACTAAGGCGGTGTGCAGTAAGATCTTTTACAACTCACTTGACAAGTTGGGCATCAgcgacatctatgcaccaacttgagggggaatATGGACTTGAGTTGTATAATCCCTACGTTACAGGCATAAGCGAAGGGATCAGATCGCTACAATCCCTCCACTCTACAGGGTCAACTTTCCTTAGGTATTTCTAGACAAATTTAGATCGTATATGGGCTTTATATATTGAGTACCTCTATAACCATTTCGATATAGCAATTGAATATACAAATCCCATTATACGAATTATTCACTTTCTCGTcaacaaattaatattttgattttcttatacatatatgtgtttgattatttcctttatatttctattttatgattcctaattcttttttcatttttattttgcatgaaagtGACTTGCTATTTTCTCTAAATCAtctaattttacattttatcttttattttcaaaatacacatctttcctttaatttttgttttactttttgcATAAATTTGGAGATAATGCATGGGGAATTtatttgagaaagaaatatGCGTTGTCATCCCTGTCATCCACTTACCTTAAGGGCACACAAAGGATATGACATAATATGGGAAGGAAGAGATCCCTATGCACGCACATGGAAAGAATGGTACATAACCACATACCGAAAGGAAACTAGGGATTTAGTCAGTTGTCGGGAGGGTCCTCATTGAAACACAACACCATGGGAGAGGGAGAAGGAGATTCAACCTGCAGGCACAATCAAGAGAATTTTCAACAGGAGACCGCAACTAGCAGGCATTCTGGACATGCTCGACGAAGAATTTTCCATAGGAGACCACAACCAGCAAGCATTCTGGACACGCTCCATGGAAATTGGAGAGTAGATTCTTTCACAAGAAAATCATATAGGcaccatcaattttttttaggctCCACACCATCAATTTAAACACTTATGCagaatatatattttgggtTGCCGGAACACACGTTTTATTGATGAAGAGTGTTGAATTTATACATGAGTTCGTAACTGAAATAACATTAGAATAGTAGAAAATCAAGCTACTAGATAATGAGCAACTACTTCGtataaaacataaactaaataaCCAAATCTtgaccaaataaaaaacaagaaaatatttggatgttgCAGATTTTGTTAAGGACTCCAGTTGtaatatttaacttcaaaattcaaattccagcAGATACTAAGTCAAAATTCAACACTCCTCCTTGACTTAGTAGATGCAAACTCCAAGTCTTCCACATAGAAACTCAAACCAAACTTCGAAAGGGGTCTACTTCTTTAATGCTTTTGTAGGCAATTTGTTCAGCAAATATACTGTTGTACTTGCAGCTTCGGTCCAAAATTTTTTAGGTAGATCTTTTTCATGCAAAAGGCATCTTGTCATCTCCAAAAtcattctatttttcctctccatgactccattttgttgtggattATATGGTGCAGTGAGCTGGTGAACAATGCATGCATTCCCTTTCAAGGATGGCGTCTTTTAAGGTCCACTAACATCAATATGCACCAGTTGCAATTTTTGGGTTGCTTTCCAGGATGTTTTTTTTGGAAAGGAAAGTTTAGTTTGCTTCCCATAGTGACAATTAGCACTTATAGGAAGATCTTTTTCTAAGTCAGGAAGTCCTTCAgctatttgatttttcttcatgtAGAGCACAACATCATGATGAAAGTGCCCGAGCCTTCTGTGCCAAAGCATTGTTGTGCTATCTTGTTGTAAAACAATAGCATGCTCATCTCCCAATAAATTCAAGGCAAAACTCTTGCCcttcatttttatgttaaacACCTCTTTGCCTTTAGCATCCTTGATAATGCAATTCGTATcttcaaaataaactttaaatcctTTCTCAACGAGCTGTCCAACACTAAGTAAGTTTTGGTCAATGTCAGGCAtaaacaaaacatcataaatgagtttcaaatctATTTGGCTTTCGATAGCAACCGTTTCTTTGCCCTTTACTGGAATATACTCACCATTTCCAATTCTGACTTTGGAAATAGTTGTTCTATCAAGTTCTCTAAAGAGATCTTGATTATTTGTCATGTGGTTTGTACAACCACTATCCACAAGCCAATTTTCAGAGGTGTTTTTATTAGCAAAACACGTTGCTGCAATAATTGCTCCTCCTGACAATAGTCAACTGCTGCACTAGTTTCTTTCTGCTGTTGATTTTTGCAAATCCTCTCCACATGTCCTAGTTTACCACACTTGCTGCATTTCACATGTGGTCTCCACCAACATTTTTGTGGAGAATGATTTGTCTTCTTGCAATGAGGACAAGGTGGAAAAACtccatttcttttgttgttgttgcttGGCTTGTTGTTGTTCATCTTGCCATTCTTATGGCATGCATTTTTCTGCATTCTTTCTTGAAATGCTCATTCTACAGTATCTCCTTGTCTAATGAGTCTTCTTTGTTCCGCAGCCTCCAAGGAATGTAATAATTCTGTCAAGCTAATAGTTGACAGATCCTTTGAATTCTCCAAAGAGGAAATTATAGTTTCATATTTCTCAGGAAGTCTAACCAATATCTTTTAAACAATCTTCTCAttggaaaattgttttccaagcaGCCTAACTTTGTCTGCTATTGAAAGAAGTTGTGCACCATAGTCTTTAACAGCATtagatttcttcattttcttcatttcaaattctcgaATCAAGTTCATCATCGTCATGTTCTTGATTCTTTCATCTCCTTTGTATTCCTTCTTGAGATACTCCCAAATTTCTGCAGCTgaatcaattttcatgatttttatgaGAATTGATGGTGAAACTATAGCAGACAAGCAAGCCTTCGCTTTAGcctttcttgtctttctttctttatacaACTTCGTTTGAGCCACAGTTGGATTGGCTCCCAGGGGAGGAACTTTATAATTTTCTTCCACTGCTTCCCAAACATCAAGTGCTTGTAGATGAACTGTCATTCTAACAGCCCAAGTTTCATAATTGTCTCCATCAAGAATTGATGGTGAAGTTGTGAGACTTGACTCCTCCATTGCTAGATGATTTTAGAAGGTGTTTGGGTTCACTCGTGGTGTTTTGGGTTCACTCACCTCACGGGTTTTTAGGTGTTTAGACACTCTCAAGGTATTTGGGCTTACACAACTCACTGGCTCCTCAAGATAACTTCAGCTCTGATACCACAATGTTGGTCTAAGATTTAAACACTtatgcaaaatatatattttaggttGTTGGAACACACGGTTTGTTGATGAAGAGTGCTGAATTTATACATGAGTTTGTAACTGAAATGACATTAGAATAGCAGAAAATCAAGCTACTAGATAATGAGCAACTACTTTCtataaaatagaaaccaaataaCCAAATcttgaccaaataaaaaaacaagaaaatatttggatgttgTAGATTTTGTTAAGGACTCCACCTGCAATATTTAACTTAGAATACGCAGCGTGCACTCAGGGAGCAAGAGAGATGGAGTGGTATGGAAGGTCATCCCGAACATAGGCATCCATTGAAAATTTTCTGACCACACACACAGGTCATGAAGGAAGATTCGCTGGGTATCTTGAGGATTAGATAGTAGAAACACGGATCAAAAATCAGCCGCCACTGACAAAGAAAAGCATGATCAGGCTGCCAAGGGAGTTCTGAAAAAGCAAGGCTATCACTCATTGAGCTGGGACCATTGGGAGGATCATGACACATACATAGAGAAGCACAGTCGCGGACTCTGAGGAACAGATCAGATGATTTGGAGGGTGCACTGCCTGCACACATGATCAATATCCCTTGAATTCATGATGACAGGAGTGGTCACAATCTCGACATACACAACCCACTTTGAACGACAGCATATACGCATGCATGGAGATGAGTGGATGCACAATCCACCATTAACCCACACGTTCCCATACAAGTCCGCGCCTTTGTGAGAGACGTGCTGCTATTGAAGAAGCAGCCACATCCTTGAGACAGTTCGCGCACATGGGAAGAAAGCCGCAGTCCACGCATGGACTCTTCTCCATGCATCGGATGAAAGCCGCATCCTTGGGATGtaagttaattttttctatGTTGGCTTTCATCCTTAATATTGACTTGGAAAAGTTCAAATTTTGTTTCGTTTTGGTTTCGATTCACTATGTCAGATTAaaggttttgaatttttatttaattttagagTGTTTTTaacaatgattctaaaaaatgtttctattctttttaacacttagaatgataaaaaatttcaagtgttagaaaaattagaaacgcttcctaaaatcactatcaaacgagttctttgttttgatttgttACATCAAATTgtagaaatttgaatttcatttacatataacttcgatcaattatattaaactgtaaaggttttaattttgtttaattttagttttgacttacatttaattaagaaaattcattttttgtttagttgtagttttgatttattatactagaaaaaaatggtttgatttctatttaattttaattctcattcattgcATTAGATTGAAAAAGTTTGAGTTTTGTTTGCTCTTGGATTTAGATCCTATTTGAGTAtgtgtttttagaattttggcCATTAGATTTAATTGATTCCATTTCATTGTATCCACGCTGCAAGTTTGTTAATTTATGTTTCCAAGTTGATAAAATTTGGGTTCACAAGTTCATCAAATTTTCAGTTAATTAGTTTAATAGATTCTTATTTCATCATACCCATATTTTAAGCTTGTTGATTTGAATTCTTGATTCACCTTACTTTAGTTTAtagtctttttttgttttttttttttaattatagttatttagtttaattaatcgggcactcatttgttcatgttttaaaaaattgtaactttaGTTAGTGAATATAATTGATCCTATGTGTTAAAGATCCTATTTTAAATTTGCTCTGGTTGGTTTCTGACTCGTCTTTAGGTTtagtgtttttataatttttagtttgttaATATAATTGATCCTATGCATTAAagatttggttttaaatttgCTTTAGTTAGTATTTAATTCATcctaaagtttaaatattttttacaattttagttcattaataaaattgattagatgtttgaaaattcatgtttgTTTTTAGCTTACATCAATTTAGTTTGGTTATTTCATTAATATCATGTTTAGTTGCTTTGTAGATATTATGCTTGGTTTActttcttctaaaaatcataGTTTTGTTGTCCCATTGATCTTTATATTCCATGTTTCTATAATCTATTGTTGTTGGCTTACTAATTTAAATTGAAgtttagtaaatatatttttaatttgtttagagTTAGTTTCCATTAATTCTTTTGTCAATTTATGCTTTCAAAACTCCATAttctagtttttgtttttatatatatatatttttttctttttaggtttAGGTTCCTTTGATTATGTTATCCCATATGTTTATAGTTTATTGTCTTTTGATATAATTTAGAGATtgttatatatattctta
Proteins encoded in this window:
- the LOC117924749 gene encoding uncharacterized protein LOC117924749 encodes the protein MEESSLTTSPSILDGDNYETWAVRMTVHLQALDVWEAVEENYKVPPLGANPTVAQTKLYKERKTRKAKAKACLSAIVSPSILIKIMKIDSAAEIWEYLKKEYKGDERIKNMTMMNLIREFEMKKMKKSNAVKDYGAQLLSIADKVRLLGKQFSNEKIV